A portion of the Pararge aegeria chromosome 10, ilParAegt1.1, whole genome shotgun sequence genome contains these proteins:
- the LOC120626851 gene encoding trypsin-like gives MRWFLLICVVGITSCHTTDTKAEGGQEKGIVEWINSWLSSTTSTTTDKPVHEPLVECPACQCGFTRTRRRIVGGYETKKKEIPWIVVLLYNGRFYCGGSLINDLYVLTAAHCTSGFRKEKMTVRFLEHDRSVPNDTKTIDRKVSQIIRHLRYNPSNYDNDIAMLKLSERVDLSTALKRVRVEETGVEDENDVGLRPVCLPLAGLSYNNETALVAGWGTTEEGGSVSNTLQEVQVPIISNNECRLTAYKNRITENMLCAGEKTGGHDACQGDSGGPLHVRNATTEKHHIVGVVSWGEGCARPDRPGVYSRVNRYLTWIKSNTRDACYCK, from the exons ATGCGCTGGTTTTTACTCATCTGCGTCGTTGGCATTACAAGCTGCCACACAACGGATACTAAAGCTGAAGGCGGCCAGGAAAAGGGTATTGTGGAGTGGATCAACAGCTGGCTCAGTAGTACCACCAGTACTACCACCGATAAGCCTGTCCATGAACCGCTAGTAGAGTGTCCTGCGTGTc AGTGTGGGTTCACAAGAACTCGCAGGCGAATTGTTGGCGGTTACGAGACCAAGAAGAAGGAAATCCCATGGATTGTTGTTCTCCTGTACAACGGCAGATTCTACTGCGGTGGATCGCTGATCAACGACCTTTACGTTCTCACTGCGGCGCATTGCACTTCTGG attcCGCAAAGAGAAAATGACAGTGCGTTTCTTGGAACATGATCGTTCTGTTCCAAATGATACAAAGACGATCGACAGAAAGGTTTCCCAAATCATTCGACATTTGCGCTACAATCCTTCAAACTATGACAACGACATTGCTATGCTGAAATTGAGTGAAAGG GTAGATCTCAGCACAGCTTTAAAGAGAGTACGAGTCGAGGAGACAGGTGTAGAAGATGAAAATGACGTAGGTCTGCGGCCCGTGTGTCTGCCTCTTGCTGGGCTTTCTTACAACAACGAAACTGCGTTAGTAGCAGGCTGGGGCACTACTGAGGAGGGAGGCAGTGTTTCCAACACTTTGCAAGAG GTTCAGGTACCCATAATCTCCAACAATGAATGCCGTTTAACCGCGTACAAGAATCGCATAACTGAAAACATGCTGTGCGCAGGCGAAAAGACTGGAGGTCATGACGCTTGCCAGGGTGACTCCGGTGGACCGCTACACGTTCGTAACGCTACTACTGAGAAACATCATATTGTTG GTGTTGTTTCATGGGGAGAAGGGTGCGCGAGACCAGACAGGCCAGGTGTATACAGCAGAGTAAACCGATACTTGACTTGGATCAAGAGTAACACCAGAGACGCCTGCTACTGCAAATAA
- the LOC120626773 gene encoding HCLS1-associated protein X-1-like: MSSVVFMDRIRSFFGLRQEPPRNDFRNPIWGSDDDDDDDELYGRNKMEVFDPREMQREFVSHMQEMFKNFGSLFGDMKVFMGQGDIGTITEFPTTEQEPDHFDSNLIRGYYLKPGYQEHKYEHLKEDSDLDGKISSNEISGLLQQKDGIMAPQNPFSGNLVPGRSFCKTIITTSVTKPDGTIETRRIIKNGNEVIEETTTTELDSKNPYNPGFNPVLPTDMMFSQLSSLLRNFY; this comes from the exons ATGTCCAGTGTAGTGTTCATGGATCGAATTCGCTCGTTTTTCGGGCTCCGACAAGAGCCGCCTAGGAATGATTTTCGCAACCCGATTTGGGGCtccgatgatgatgacgacgatgatgaacTGTACGGCAGAAATAAAATGGAGGTGTTCGACCCGCGCGAGATGCAGCGGGAGTTCGTGAGCCACATGCAG GAAATGTTTAAGAACTTTGGCAGTCTATTTGGAGACATGAAGGTGTTTATGGGTCAGGGCGATATTGGTACCATCACCGAGTTTCCTACCACTGAACAAGAACCAGATCACTTTGACAGCAACCTTATAAGAGGCTACTACTTGAAACCTGGCTACCAGGAACATAAGTATGAACACCTGAAGGAGGACAGCGATTTAGATGGAAAGATTTCCTCCAATGAAATTTCTGGTTTATTGCAACAGAAAGATGGCATTATGGCCCCACAGAATCCGTTTAGTGGCAACCTAGTCCCTGGACGATCTTTCTGTAAGACAATCATAACCACAAGTGTAACAAAACCTGATGGCACAATTGAAACTCGTCGGATTATCAAAAACGGTAATGAAGTTATCGAGGAGACAACCACAACTGAACTTGACTCAAAGAACCCATACAATCCTGGTTTCAACCCTGTTTTACCTACTGACATGATGTTTTCACAACTCTCATCTCTTTTGAGGAATTTCTATTAG